Genomic DNA from Oryza sativa Japonica Group chromosome 5, ASM3414082v1:
ACCGTCCCGCTCCTCATCGTTGATGTGGCACGAGCACGGGTGGGGTAGATCGGGCCATCCCATCGAGAGCCAGTGCAGATCGAGGTGGCAACACTAGAGCTTAGCGGCACAGACATGGAGCTCGGCGACAAACGGACCTAGCACTCAGTGGCGACGGACATGGAGCTCGATGGCGATGGCCTCGTCGTCCACGGCAATTCATCAAGTCATTtttcctcccttcctctctctctctctcccccctgaTTTCTGCTTCCTCTCCAGCTTTCTTTGACAATGCCTCTCACTCCTTGTAGGGAGACACATTTTTCGCAGGGATGCACCAGTTGCCTATATGGAGGGGAATCTTCTAGGTGACAAGTTGAAACTCAATACCACATAAGGTGGACTGTAAAATGGCCTAACAAGTTATAAACATGAAGAGATGAAGAGGCTAAGAGAAAAGTAATTGAGACCACAATTATATCTCGAGCTTTGAATCTACGAGACTCGAGGTGGTTCCTTCGTGAAAATCACGAGTTAtatactacttcctctgtttcacaatgtaagtcattctagcatttcctacattcatattaatgttaatgaatctagatagatatatatgtctagattcattatcatcaatatgaatgtgagaaatgctagaatgacttacattatgaaacggatggagtatatgagaattatgaaaagaaaaatagaaatcaAGAAAAACACAAGAGCCGTCTTTTGTCATTCTTTGCTCTCTTTTCACTCAATGATTCATTataatttctcaaaaaaaatgtatatgtcTACTCATAGGGCTTTGGGGCCTTGTTGCCAAATGGTATAAGATGGATCATAACTCGTAATTATGAACTGCATCCTTAGGTATCAAAGTATGAAAAGATGCTTTTGTTATTCTTAATTTGCAGTTGCAAAGAATGTGGCCCTTTATGGTCCATCTAAATTCATATCACATCCTATACTAACTACTAActtgatttattttagaaagAAAGTACTATATACATTACACGTTCAgcccttttttttaagaagttaATGGTAACAAGATGAGTCCACGGGAGGAGTACTAAcattttagggtgtgtttgtggagaaggggattgaggagatcgggaagatacgtaaaacgaggtgagacattaactcatgattaattgagtattaattattttaaatttcaaaaatagattaatatgattttttaaagcaactttcatatagaatttttttttaaaaaacacaccgtttagtagtttgaaaagcatgcacgCCGAAAACGACGTGCATTCTCACTCCCTATCACccaaacgaacgcagccttataCGTCCGGACGGGAGTTGGACGGATTGAATTCAACGCCCAACCTGGCCCACCAAAATTGCCGTATCTCTCAAGTACGAAGAGGAGTTTGAACGAAATTTCACCAAACCACCAAACCCAAAGACCAAATCACCAAGAacgctcaaaaaaaaaaagaaaaagaaaaagaaaaaggaggcaAAACGACCCACCCGCTTCACATCTCCCAAGCTCCTCgtctcgtcctcgtcgtcgcgcGGCGGCGCATCCAATCCCTCCTCGCTCGCATCGAAAGCGATAAAACCCTCGCGAAAATCTCGACCCCGAGGCGCGCCGATCGGATCGCCTCTCCTCTCCATCCCCTCTCCAGATCCCGATCCACCGGGGAGCCTCGGATCTCTCGCCGGAGGCCGGGCCcggagcgcgcgcgcgccctttTTCGCGGGCAGATGCGATCCAcgccgcgcccccgccgccggagccgacgACGAGTCggctgacgccgccgccattcCCTGCTTCCGATTctgccccgcgcgccgccggttCGATGGGCTCCCGCAGGTTCGCCGCGGTTGTCGTCGTGCTCCTCCTGGCTTTGGCCCTGATTCCcggccccgcggcggcggcgggtagggCCCTGCAGGGCGAGAAGGCCCGCCCCAGCGAGGTGAGGATTCGATTTCGAGGTCTTCCCGTTAATTGGTCTAGATTACTTAGCGCAATGGATTGGCATAAGCCATAGGGAGGACGAGCTCACTTAGTTTGTGTTGTTTGGATCTCTCCAGGCAGCTCCTGCACCTACCGTCGCTGCAGGTGGATCACATAAAGAATCGGCGAAATCGTCAAATGGCCAGAATCCTGTGACCAAGGAGACGCACCACCAAACGCCACCGCCGGCAAAGCCGCCGAAGGATCaaacaccaccgccgccaccagctgTGTCGGAGAGCAAGGGGCAGAAGGGGGATGCCGGTAATAACTCTGGGCACCCGGTGCCACCGACGGATGCGCATAAGACGAGTCCCCCGCCTGAAGGTCCCGGGCCAACTGGTGGGAAGGAGCAGGAAGGAGGAGCGGGTGGGGAGAAGAAGAATCCGACAGAAGAAATTAAGAAGGTGTTGAGTTGTGAGGATGCAGCGGAGAAATGTTCTGTTCCAGGAGAAATTACCGCTTGCCTTCAGGTTTTTAAGGATGGTAAAGCCACTAATTACCTTGGAAACTTCACTATGTTCAATTAATTGAGTTTCTGTTTGCTAAAATTTATAAGGGTAGACATATTTTTATCAACTGTATCTGTtgagtaaaaaaaatgttcttcTGAATTAGTACCTTTTGCAAGTCCATTTGAGCCATGCTTGCATAGTTGCATTCAATTTGAGCCAGTTTTATTGCAAGGATCCAGCCAAGGACAAAAATAATGGGTTCATTTCACGTGTCTTGTTTATAAGCTGCAGTGTTTAAACTAGCCTATTCTGTAGAGCATTGTGTGTTGAATATTATTGATGATGTACTCAGTAACGTCAAATTTATAAGAACAGAACAGTGCAGTGTTGAATTAATCGCGATCGAAAACTGCAGGAGGTAACGTGAACATGAATAGATGGTGAGATTTATACAAAACAAAATGTATATGATGGAACAGTAGGAAACAAATTGTATGCATGCCTATGGATTACCAAAGATCCTATGAGTCGTATTGTATCACTTGGACTAATGTTATGTGCAGTGTTCACCTAGTCGCTAAACGCTAGTCGGACGGCCACCTACTGACTAACGACTAGGCTGATTAGGCGGCGACTAGACGGATTAGGCGAATTAGacgttttttctatttctttcacaCAAAAATACTGATTCTAGACATTCGGTACTCGGTAAATATAGGCATTTAGGCAAATAGCATAAATCATAGTTAAGTTCAGAAATCATCAAGTCCATACAACGCACTGACACTGCACACGAAGCATTGGGTTTAGTACAAATCTATAGGGATAGCGAACACATCAGTATAGCCACTGTACATGCACATCATAATTCATAAATCATAACTTTATAGATCTGACGGTCTGGAGctaggagagaggaagaaaaaatTAACTAGAACTGGAAGAACAGAGGAGGTGAGGTGGTGGAGGGGAGCCTGATCCCCTGTTGGCCTGATCTAGGGTTGGCGTAGGCTGCTTGAGTGGTTCCGTGCTTGACTGCTTCAATCGGTGTGTTTGCCACCTCCCATTGACGGCAAGGATGAAGGATGAGATGgagagcaggagcagcagaggagggggaagaacgtggagcagcagaggaggagagggaagaaCGTAGCGGTGCGGTGGAAGATCGATGGGCGCGGCGACGGAGCCGTTGCTCGTGGCGGTGTGAAAAAGGGGGTAGGCAGGGATTGCGCTCTCTCTCCATGCTCTCAAATAAGGCAACCTAAATCCCCTTCTATACCAAGTCGGTCCCGCGTGGCGCTTCTAAATTTTATCACGCCCAAATTTTGATTTCTATCGCCTAGTCGCCGCCTAGACACACTGTCCCGTTGTCTAATTGCGCCTAGGCACCGTCCTGTCCAGGCCGCCTAGGACCGACTAGGACCGTCTAGGCGGTAAATCGACTAATTCACTGCCTAGGGTGTAAACTGGACAAATTGTCGCCGACTAGCGATTAATCACCGTCTAGATGGGCTAGGCGGCCGTTTAGGCGAACATTGGTTATGTGAATGGAACTGAGGAGaaatttattttggtgtttGACACAAATGTACCTCATATTATTCTCATAGCTAAAATCAGTCAAGGATCTCTCGGATGAAGAACCTATGAGATGTCATAATATGGTTTTCAGGTCTAAGAGATCTGTAAGCTTAGACTTAGTTTGTTAAAAGTCTTTGGAGGTATGCCAGTTTCAAATACAAGTACCTTTCTGCAAAGAACTGAATGTCACCATAGATCAATAAAATGGCTATCTACAGTACCATAACTTATATTTTGGTTTACCATCGAAGTGTATTATCCTgttataatttagaaatattaGTTGGCGTATGCTGGTTAGTGTTGCTTTTCTTGGTAATATTTAAGGTCAACATTGGACACAAGGGGGAATGCTAGAAGGGGATATGGTATGATGTTGTTGAAGATACACAATTTAGTTTCCTCAGAGCGAACCAAGTAAATACTGCAAATTGAAGGCCTCCTTTGGCACATAGGAAATTTCCCGATTCCTGCAGGAATCGAACTGATTCCCGTGCGAATAATTGCTTGTGAAAACAAGGTCTCTAGGGACGTCGACAAACCTAAGAAGATTGTGAACTGTATTTGTAATTAAAAGAATTTCAATTTTTGGGTGCTGTACAGatattttgtgataaataatTTCTTGTGTTCTTATAGCATTTGTTTCAGGGTAGACAGGGATACAGGATGGGAATCATAATATAGATTTCTACTCTATGCATGAACTTCACCTTTATCGATCTAAAAAAGCTGTGTTTATTTTTACAGGTTCAATTAGGCCATTTGTTGTAGTCCAGAATGAAGGGCAGAATGATGTTAAGGTCGATGTTGTTATTGATGGTAAAATGCTGCCATTACAGCTGGCCAAGGGCTTCTCCAGACAGGTATCCAAGTTAGTTTGTTCTAACATTTCCATCAAGTTTCTTGAATATGCTGGTAGTACATTCTCAAACTTGAAATAGAAGGTGATAGTTACCTGAGCCCTGGTGTGCCATATATTTTATGGTTGATCACTTTAGGGCGTTGCATATATATGCTTCTCGGTTATTAATATGTGTTTGCGGTTTGGATTAGGCGATCAGCTAGATTGTCTGTGCAGACTAGTCCCAGGACTCCAAGCTGCATAATAGCTATTGGTTGCAACTGTTTTTCCCAGAAAAGAGTGGAGGACCATCCTCTTATTACTGTTAAGAGGGATTACAGTAATTTTATAACTGTTTACATTCATTCTAAGTGACACGGGCAAGAAACTAGGAATAAAAGCATAAAGATGTGTATGAATGCTTGAATATTTTGATACTTGACCTCCGTAACAGACCAGTACGCCTAAGTCCCGGAGCATGGCAATATTTCTGGCATTCCTTATgaatatttaaattttgatgaaTGAATGCTCATCTTATTCTTCTACTTCTACAACACCAGTCTTCAGTTCCAAGCAAGTTGGGGTAGGCTAGAGAAGTAGAGGTGAAGCTTATCttattataatattataaaatattgacATTCATGTTTAACTTAATTTATTTCACTGTTTTTGTAACCCTTTTTCCATGCGATTTTAATATGTTAAAGATCCTGTTCTTGATTTGTATGATCTTGCTAAAATCAATTGCTCCATTTGTGTTACCAGGTAAACATAACCTATAGCAATCCAAATGGTGTAGAAATTACAGTAAAATCTGGGAAGGGGCAGTGTTCCTTACACACCAAGCAAACAGTTTTTGATTGGCAACAACAGTTTCAGCAGTTTGCAGCTTATGCAACACGCGCGAATCCAATCTACGGAGCCTCCTTCCTTGTTTTCACTGTTGTCTTGGTGGGAGTGGTCTGTGCTTGTTGCAAGTTTGCAAGAAGGCGTGCTAGTGGAGTCCCATATCAGCAACTTGAGATGGGAGACCAAGCCCCCAACTCATCAGGCGTGGAAAACACTACAAGCACTGTGGATGGTTGGGAAGATGGCTGGGATGATGACTGGGATGATGAAGAAGCGGCAGCAAAACCTTCAGATAAGAAACCATCTGGAAGTATCTCTGCAAATGGCCTTTCTTTGAGACCTCAGACCAATAGCAAAGATGGCTGGGATGTAGATTGGGATGACTAAGCTGCATAGAATGT
This window encodes:
- the LOC4339110 gene encoding uncharacterized protein, whose amino-acid sequence is MGSRRFAAVVVVLLLALALIPGPAAAAGRALQGEKARPSEAAPAPTVAAGGSHKESAKSSNGQNPVTKETHHQTPPPAKPPKDQTPPPPPAVSESKGQKGDAGNNSGHPVPPTDAHKTSPPPEGPGPTGGKEQEGGAGGEKKNPTEEIKKVLSCEDAAEKCSVPGEITACLQVFKDGSIRPFVVVQNEGQNDVKVDVVIDGKMLPLQLAKGFSRQVNITYSNPNGVEITVKSGKGQCSLHTKQTVFDWQQQFQQFAAYATRANPIYGASFLVFTVVLVGVVCACCKFARRRASGVPYQQLEMGDQAPNSSGVENTTSTVDGWEDGWDDDWDDEEAAAKPSDKKPSGSISANGLSLRPQTNSKDGWDVDWDD